The following is a genomic window from Spirochaetota bacterium.
GGAGGAAAGCTTTCCGCGCGCGAGGCCATCGCCCTGAGCGAATACCGACAGGCGCGCGAACGGCTTCGCGGGGAAAAGATCGGGCTTATCACCGCCATCCGGGCGGCCTCGTACGAGCTCGCCTTCGTCCGGGAATCGGTCGCGATCGCGAACGACATTAAAACGCAGATCAGGCTGGTCATCGACGGCGAAATCGCCGCGAGCAAGGCGGGCACCGGAAGCCTCACCGGCGTCATAAAGGCGAACCTCGAACACTCGATGATCGAGGAGGATATCATTACGCTCGCACAAAAAGAGGCGGAAATCGTGCATACAATCCGCTACCTCGCCGGCGGCAAGGTGCTGCCCGACACCACAGGATTGCTGTCGGAAGGCTTTGCGCGCCTGGATCGTGAGGCGGTGGAAGCGGAAATTCTCGCGTCGAACCACGATCTGGCAATCCTGCGCCTCGAGCATGCCAGGGCTACCGACGAGGTGCGCCTTAGCGAACGGGGACTTGTTCCCGACCTGGAGCTCGGCCTCTCGTATATGCAGCGCGACAGCGGGCCAATGGGAAAGCGCGACGACATGGTTTCCGGCATGGCTTCGTTCAACCTGCCCCTGTATTTCGCATCGAAGAACGTCCCGATGATCGACGAAGCAAAGCTCCGCCGTGAGACCGTTCAGCGCCTGTACGATGACCGGCGAAACGAAACGACGTCGAAGGCGCTCACCCTCGTCGACTCGCTCGCACGATGGGAAGCGCTTCATCGGCTCTACACCACGCAGATCATACCGCAGAGCGCCCTGGCCTTCGAGGCGGCGCTTGCGCGCTACCGCACCGGCGCGGTGGAGTTCATGCCCCTGGTCGACACCCTACGCATGCTGCTTCGCTACCGCAGGGAGGCGTTTATGGCCAAGAAGGAATACCTCACCGAGCTCGCCGAGCTCAAAGCGCTCACCGGAGAGGAGGTCGCCCAATGAAACGGTCGCGCATACTCATACTCACGACGGTCCTCATCGCCGCGGGCGTCTTCGGTTACCTGTATTTCGGCACGCACCTCTTCCACAACCATGCTCCGGCGGACCCGACACAGTACACCTGCCCCATGCACCCGCAGATCGTCAGCGACCGGCCCGGCGACTGTCCCATCTGCGGCATGAAGCTGGTGCCCCTGAAGAAAGAGGATAAAACCGCCACGCCGGAAAAGGGCGCTCACGCCGGACACGATACCGGCGACGTCCCCGGCCTTGCGCCCATCACGCTTTCTTCAGCGTCACGCGAAACGCTGGGGCTCACGTTCGGCAAGGCCGAGCGCCGCGCCATACGCAGGGAAATCCGCGCCTCGGCGCGCATTGTCCCCGACGAAACGCGCCTCCACCGGGTGACCGTCAAGGTGAGCGGCTGGGTCGAGAAGCTCAACGTCAACCAGACGGGCCAGTTTGTGCGGCGCGGCGATCCGCTGCTTTCAATTTACAGCCCGGAGATCCTCGCCGCCCAGCAGGAGTACCTTTCCACCCTGCGGGCCGTCGAGCGGAGCCGGTCGATGGAGAATGAAAACTTCAAATCGAGCATCGAGGAGGTCAAAAACTCCTCACGCGATCGCTTGCGCCTGCTCGATTTCACCGAAGCGCAGATATCCCGTCTCGAGAATGAGCGAAAATACGAGCGCACCATCGTTCTCCACTCTCCCGCCACCGGCTTCGTAGTCGACAAAGCGGTGCTTCCGGGACAGAAAATCATGATGAACGAACCGCTCATGACCATCGCCGATCTCACCACGGTGTGGGGCGAGGCCGAGGTATTCGAGTCCGACCTGCCTTATATAAAGATGGGGATGCCGGTCGAGATCGGGCTCCCGTACTGGCCGGGCAAGGTCTTTCGCGGCCGCGTCGGCTTCATCTATCCGTCGCTCTCCGAGGAGACGCGCACGCTGAAGGTGCGCATGGACATCGCCAACCCCGGCCTGGTGCTCAAAACCGGCATGTACGCCGACGCGCGCATGCTCTACAGCCCCGGCAGGCGACTTGCCGTGCCCGGGGGCGCGGTGATGCGCACCGGCGTGCGCGATTACGTTTTCGTCGACGCCGGCAACGACCGGATCGTCCCGCGCGAGGTGTCGCTCGGCATTCACGGCAGTGACGGCTATTACGAAATTGTACGGGGGCTTTCGGGCGGTGAGCGCGTGGTGACCTCGGCGAACTTCCTGGTCGATTCGGAGTCGTCGCTGCGGGCGGCCTTCCAGTCAGTGCAGGATAAGGGCGGCCCAAAAGACAAGCTTCCCGGTGAGCACGCACATTGATCAAAAAGCTCATACATTTCTCGGCGCACAACCGGCTGCTCGTCATCTTCGTCGTTGCCGCGGCGATCGTCTATTCGGTCTACGCCATGAAGAACATTCCGCTCGACGCCATCCCGGACCTCAGCGACACGCAGGTGATCATCTACTCGCGCTGGGACCGCAGCCCCGACATCATCGAAGACCAGGTGACCTACCCAATCATCTCCTCGCTCCTGGGTGCGCCGGAGGTCAAGACCATCCGCGGCTTTTCGGACTTCGGCTTCTCGTACGTCTACGTCATCTTCGAGGACGGCACCGACCTCTACTGGGCGCGAAGCCGCGTCATCGAGTACCTCTCGAAGATACAGGGTTCGCTCCCGCCGGGCGTAAAGACCGAGATGGGCCCCGACGCCACCGGAGTCGGGTGGGTGTACCAGTACGCGCTTGTGGATAAAACCGGCGCCCACGACCTCTCGAAGATCCGCGCCTATCAGGACTGGTACCTGCGCCCGGCGCTGCAGAGCGTGCAGGGCGTCGCCGAGGTCGCCACGATCGGCGGCTTCGAGAAGCAGTACCAGGTGATCGTCGACCCCAACCGGCTGCAGAGCTTCGGCGTCTCGCTCATGGACGTGATGGAGGCCATCAGGAACAACAACAACGAGGCGGGCGGGCGGCTCGTCGAGTTCAGCGGGCGCGAGTTCATGGTGCGCGCCCGGGGCTACATAAAGAGTACGGACGAGCTCTCGCGCGTCGCCGTGAAGACGGGGCCTGGCGCCACTCCGGTGCTTCTGGGTAGCGTGGCCACGGTGACGACCGGGCCGCAGCTGCGTCGCGGGGTGGCCGACTTCAACGGCATGGGCGACACTGTCGGCGGCATCGTCGTTATCCGCCATAAAGAAAACGCGCTCAACGTCATCGAGCGCGTCAAAAAAAAGATCGAGGAGACGAAACCCTCCTTCCCCGAAGGCTTGGAGCTTGTCACCGTGTACGACCGTTCGGAGCTAATCCTGCGCTCGATCGACACGCTCAAACATGAACTCATTCTGATGATGATCATCGTGTCGCTGGCCATCCTCCTTTTTCTCTGGCACATACCGTCGGCGCTGGTGCCCATCATCACGATACCCGTGGCGGTGGTGCTCGCCTTCATTCCCATGTATCACGCGAACATCACTTCGAACATCATGAGCCTCTCGGGCATCGCCATCTCCATCGGGGTGCTCGTCGACGGCGCGATCATCGAGGTCGAGAACGCGTACAAGAAGATCGAGCTGTGGATCGAAAACGGGCGGAAAGGCGACTTCCACGAAGTGC
Proteins encoded in this region:
- a CDS encoding TolC family protein: MSGDTGHPISGRFVPIAGGMVALAVTLFSAHTTRAMSLAALEAFAIANSPRIKAMEGEVAMAQKRLKPSGAFDDPRLKFGANNLPASDPNFRDSDMTTKEIGVSQMVQLGGKLSAREAIALSEYRQARERLRGEKIGLITAIRAASYELAFVRESVAIANDIKTQIRLVIDGEIAASKAGTGSLTGVIKANLEHSMIEEDIITLAQKEAEIVHTIRYLAGGKVLPDTTGLLSEGFARLDREAVEAEILASNHDLAILRLEHARATDEVRLSERGLVPDLELGLSYMQRDSGPMGKRDDMVSGMASFNLPLYFASKNVPMIDEAKLRRETVQRLYDDRRNETTSKALTLVDSLARWEALHRLYTTQIIPQSALAFEAALARYRTGAVEFMPLVDTLRMLLRYRREAFMAKKEYLTELAELKALTGEEVAQ
- a CDS encoding efflux RND transporter periplasmic adaptor subunit; this translates as MKRSRILILTTVLIAAGVFGYLYFGTHLFHNHAPADPTQYTCPMHPQIVSDRPGDCPICGMKLVPLKKEDKTATPEKGAHAGHDTGDVPGLAPITLSSASRETLGLTFGKAERRAIRREIRASARIVPDETRLHRVTVKVSGWVEKLNVNQTGQFVRRGDPLLSIYSPEILAAQQEYLSTLRAVERSRSMENENFKSSIEEVKNSSRDRLRLLDFTEAQISRLENERKYERTIVLHSPATGFVVDKAVLPGQKIMMNEPLMTIADLTTVWGEAEVFESDLPYIKMGMPVEIGLPYWPGKVFRGRVGFIYPSLSEETRTLKVRMDIANPGLVLKTGMYADARMLYSPGRRLAVPGGAVMRTGVRDYVFVDAGNDRIVPREVSLGIHGSDGYYEIVRGLSGGERVVTSANFLVDSESSLRAAFQSVQDKGGPKDKLPGEHAH